In one Halichondria panicea chromosome 4, odHalPani1.1, whole genome shotgun sequence genomic region, the following are encoded:
- the LOC135335544 gene encoding microtubule-associated serine/threonine-protein kinase 2-like isoform X2, with product MSSRPRVPKLRIPGQRSSLSDYESDNDELNKTLPHNFKFGQHLTAPPTMQSSSLRSSPIRSMASSSRSPRTTSIQRRQPVAANSRPSPSRFKNKERCHHLNKSDPAIARNCLLSPEDSFEEDYTYQHDSLARREGLKLPARAQSLNYPKSPQSPRIASPSPGEFPSTSPRNWHPINPNFMRFADGRRSDMGERGRRWSVVSVASSGYKTEATDSPISLSSYPSHEQIHQLPTTPTMDDFNIFVRHFRSDSDGSVVITDDNGQPIDIIRPRPRARSLSPERSPREILLDLDATHNIFKDKFPRAKEEMEEKLQDFLTKYSESKYELADSTLNFGRHKILECAREICEKSRDGIITKDSIIQMSDDLQLVLRDVKDRTGNRPECLEHLVRKLLIIVGRIARLLEIMQFDPEDFSSTIADSSLDKPTRLMFMSSSHMPYILNRLSTSLTSQEEGDTEDGEGGQMRGKRTTSVDWKPAEPAKQHSRDDFNVIKPISNGAYGAVYLVRHRETGTRFAMKKVSKHRTAMKKQVQQVFYERDILSFAENPFVVGLWCTFQDKSYLYMVMEYVEGGDVGTLLKNISCLPVDLATMYFAETVLALEYIHSYGVIHRDLKPDNLLITSEGHIKLTDFGLSKIGLVNYTAHVIEDAWTRDRQFKDAEVYGTPDYIAPEVILGQAYGFAVDWWSMGVILYEMMIGTTPFWSTTVQELFEEITDENLVINWPDAEDDDIPPEGKDIVEQLLCHDPYSRLGSSTRGGVDVVKEHPFFDDLDWRNLLLRKSEFIPSLSGEDDTSYFDPRTDRYSHDFASDEEDGPGDEDLQEEFKNFGTTTPRFSHLLDQLSFEDISNPPTPSSGPQSIASKIILEPNHEKRDSGISGIEDPAVKILDDDGDDAVTVLRHDSAESVHTVEDKDEEATDDDNDDGVITHIDEVSEDESNLQPTPTGTITPHTPPTSSTMITPPRHESLSPFSASMGQKNVRVEGSSKLSVTTLSDLDIMVSPPTPGGIADTSSGSSILESLSPIGSPRSSMVSNPITIKRGSNGFGIIFKAVRVYLGESNDYRMHHIVESVDKKSPAWEAGIRKDQLITHINGVAIIGLQHVQVISLMVDKKNTVITISTIPLEQTSIQKDKKKRSPSLGHRIGKMLRHRSSSGRLKSKKQSFFKRLSRNKSGRGLDSPGHSSSGTPSPKHPSSPHRSDSFKQRLAKVMGGGTSRRSRHTPMSPLARSTSPVGLGHNPPSSCSPPGSMSNVSNSTPPNSPTNPNNRRPERHSMFVDSQLLVHQKSFSGDKKSSPHTSPLLTRAMSPSGRNKPKRSITLPREGGREVKHHKKTSKSKSVHLSTPERTEEADEGLTNF from the exons ATGTCGTCAAGACCTAGAGTACCTAAGCTGCGTATACCAGGGCAAAGATCTTCACTGTCTGACTACGAG tCTGACAATGATGAACTGAACAAGACTCTTCCTCACAACTTCAAGTTTGGTCAGCACCTaacagccccgcccactaTGCAGTCCTCATCCCTCCGCTCCTCCCCCATACGCTCCATGGCTAGTTCCTCACGAAGTCCCCGGACCACCTCCATACAGAGGAGGCAACCAGTGGCAGCCAACTCACGTCCTAGCCCCTCCCGTTTCAAGAATAAGGAGCGATGTCATCATCTCAACAAGTCTGATCCAGCCATCGCTAGAAac tgTCTCCTGAGCCCAGAGGACAGCTTTGAGGAGGACTACACGTACCAACATGACAGCCTGGCGAGGAGAGAGGGGCTGAAGCTGCCGGCACGAGCTCAATCCCTCAACTATCCCAAGTCCCCCCAGTCTCCGAGGATCGCCTCCCCCTCTCCAGGGGAATTCCCCAGCA CCAGTCCCAGGAATTGGCATCCTATCAATCCAAACTTCATGAGATTTGCAGATGGGCGAAG ATCGGACATGGGCGAGCGTGGCAGGAGGTGGTCTGTCGTTTCTGTGGCTTCATCCGGTTACAAGACGGAAGCCACTGACTCTCCAATCTCCCTCTCC TCCTACCCCTCACATGAACAAATTCATCAG ctaccgaccacacccacaatgGACGATTTCAACATATTTGTGCGTCACTTTCGCTCAGACTCTGACGGCAGTGTTGTCATCACAGACGATAACGGTCAACCCATCGATATCATACGCCCACGTCCCAGGGCACGAAGTCTCAG TCCAGAGAGGTCACCTCGGGAGATATTGTTGGACCTGGACGCCACTCACAATATATTCAAGGACAAGTTCCCTCGGGCCAAGGAGGAGATGGAAGAGAAgctacag GACTTCCTGACCAAATACTCTGAGTCTAAATATGAACTTGCTGACTCCACCCTCAACTTTGGACGTCACAAGATTCTCGAATGTGCTCGTGAGATATGTGAGAAGTCACGTGACGGAATCATCACCAAAGACTCCATTATTCAGATGTCCGATGATCTCCAGCTAGTGCTCAGAGAT gtcaaGGATCGCACTGGCAATCGTCCTGAGTGTCTGGAACATTTGGTCAGAAAACTACTCATAATCGTGGGAAGAATTGCACGACTACTTGAGATTATGCAGTTTGACCCTGAGGATTTCAGTAGTACGATAGCGGACAGCAGTTTGGACAAGCCCACGAGGCTCATGTTCATGAGCTCCTCCCACATGCCCTACATCCTCAACCGCCTCTCCACATCCCTCACCAGTCAGGAAGAGGGAGACACTGAAG atGGTGAGGGTGGCCAGATGCGAGGGAAGAGAACAACGTCGGTGGACTGGAAACCTGCTGAACCAGCTAAACAACATTCAAGGGACGACTTCAACGTTATCAAGCCCATCAGTAACGGGGCATACGG tgcTGTGTATCTGGTGAGACACAGGGAGACTGGAACACGGTTTGCCATGAAGAAGGTTAGCAAACACCGCACAGCCATGAAGAAACAAGTCCAGCAAGTCTTCTATGAGAGAGACATACTCAGCTTTGCAGAGAACCCCTTCGTAGTGGGGCTCTGGTGCACCTTCCAAGATAAG AGCTACCTGTAcatggtgatggaatatgtgGAGGGTGGGGACGTCGGCACTCTACTCAAGAATATCAGCTGCCTTCCCGTTGACTTGGCAACCATGTATTTTGCTGAGACGGTACTGGCACTTGAGTACATACATAGCTATGGTGTCATACACAGGGACCTCAAGCCAGACAA tcttcTGATCACCTCTGAAGGCCATATAAAATTAACGGATTTTGGACTCTCAAAAATTGGCCTTGTCAACT ACACGGCTCATGTGATTGAGGATGCCTGGACACGAGACCGTCAGTTTAAAGATGCAGAAGTGTACGGCACACCTGACTATATAGCCCCTGAGGTGATCCTGGGCCAGGCCTATGGGTTTGCTGTGGACTGGTGGTCAATGGGGGTCATTCTGTACGAGATGATGATAGGAACCACACCATTCTGGAGCACCACTGTACAAGAGCTCTTTGAGGAGATCACTGACG agaaCCTGGTCATCAACTGGCCTGATGCAGAGGATGATGACATACCTCCTGAGGGCAAGGACATAGTAGAGCAGCTGCTCTGTCACGATCCCTACTCACGCCTGGGTTCATCCACTCGTGGAGGTGTGGATGTGGTCAAGGAACACCCTTTCTTTGATGACCTAGACTGGAGAAACCTTCTCCTACGCAAGTCAGAGTTTATCCCCAGTCTCTCTGGGGAAGACGACACTAGCTACTTCGATC cacgtACGGATCGCTACTCCCACGACTTTGCCAGTGATGAAGAGGATGGTCCGGGCGACGAAGACCTTCAAGAAGAGTTCAAAAACTTTGGCACCACGACACCACGGTTTTCTCACCTCTTGGACCAACTGAGCTTTGAAGATATCTCCAATCCGCCCACTCCTTCTAGTGGTCCTCAGAGCATTGCATCCAAGATCATATTGGAACCAAATCATGAGAAAAGAGATTCTGGGATATCTGGAATTGAAGATCCTGCAGTGAAGATATTGGACGATGATGGAGATGATGCAGTGACAGTGCTGCGTCATGATAGTGCAGAGAGTGTGCACACTGTGGAGGATAAGGACGAGGAGGCAACTgatgatgataatgatgatGGTGTTATCACACATATTGATGAG GTATCAGAAGATGAGTCAAACTTGCAGCCCACCCCCACTGGGACCatcactcctcacacaccccccacTTCCTCCACAATGATCACACCCCCACGTCACGAGAGCCTCTCCCCATTCTCAGCTAGTATGGGACAGAAGAATGTTCGTGTGGAGGGATCTAGCAAGTTGTCTGTGACCACCTTGTCAGACCTGGACATCATGGTCTCCCCTCCCACTCCAG gagggaTAGCGGACACGTCCTCAGGCAGTAGTATACTGGAGTCACTGAGCCCCATTGGCAGTCCTCGTAGCTCAATGGTGTCCAACCCCATCACTATCAAGAGAGGATCTAACGGGTTTGGTATCATCTTCAAGGCTGTGAGGGTCTACCTTGGAGAGTCCAATGATTACAGAATGCACCATATTGTcgag AGTGTTGATAAGAAATCTCCTGCTTGGGAGGCGGGCATACGAAAGGATCAGCTGATCACACACATCAACGGAGTGGCCATCATTGGACTACAACATGTACAAGTCATCTCGTTAATGGTGGACAAGAAGAACACAGTGATCACCATCAGTACCATCCCCCTTGAGCAGACAAGCATTCAGAAGGATAAGAAGAAACGCTCCCCTTCTCTTGGACATCGTATTGGGAAGATGCTGCGTCATCGCTCCAGTAGTGGACGCCTTAAGAGCAAGAAACAATCGTTCTTTAAAAGACTGAGTCGTAACaagagtgggcgtggcctggaCAGCCCCGGGCACTCTTCTAGTGGCACACCCTCCCCCAAACACCCGTCCTCTCCCCATCGCTCTGACTCATTCAAACAGAGACTAGCTAAAGTGATGGGTGGTGGTACTAGCAGGAGGAGTAGACACACGCCCATGTCTCCTCTAGCTAGGAGTACCTCCCCAGTGGGTCTAGGACACAACCCTCCGTCCAGTTGCTCCCCTCCTGGCTCTATGTCTAACGTCAGCAATTCCACACCTCCTAATTCACCGACCAATCCAAATAACCGACGCCCGGAGAGGCACAGTATGTTTGTTGATTCTCAGCTGTTAGTTCACCAGAAGAGCTTCAGTGGAGACAAGAAGAGCTCGCCACACACGTCCCCTCTACTCACTCGAGCCATGTCACCGTCAGGTCGGAACAAACCCAAGCGCTCCATCACACTTCCTCGTGAAGGTGGCAGAGAAGTCAAGCATCACAAGAAAACGTCAAAGTCTAAATCGGTTCATTTATCCACTCCTGAAAGAACTGAAGAAGCAGATGAAGGGTTGACTAACTTTTGA
- the LOC135335544 gene encoding microtubule-associated serine/threonine-protein kinase 1-like isoform X1, producing MSSRPRVPKLRIPGQRSSLSDYESDNDELNKTLPHNFKFGQHLTAPPTMQSSSLRSSPIRSMASSSRSPRTTSIQRRQPVAANSRPSPSRFKNKERCHHLNKSDPAIARNCLLSPEDSFEEDYTYQHDSLARREGLKLPARAQSLNYPKSPQSPRIASPSPGEFPSIASPRNWHPINPNFMRFADGRRSDMGERGRRWSVVSVASSGYKTEATDSPISLSSYPSHEQIHQLPTTPTMDDFNIFVRHFRSDSDGSVVITDDNGQPIDIIRPRPRARSLSPERSPREILLDLDATHNIFKDKFPRAKEEMEEKLQDFLTKYSESKYELADSTLNFGRHKILECAREICEKSRDGIITKDSIIQMSDDLQLVLRDVKDRTGNRPECLEHLVRKLLIIVGRIARLLEIMQFDPEDFSSTIADSSLDKPTRLMFMSSSHMPYILNRLSTSLTSQEEGDTEDGEGGQMRGKRTTSVDWKPAEPAKQHSRDDFNVIKPISNGAYGAVYLVRHRETGTRFAMKKVSKHRTAMKKQVQQVFYERDILSFAENPFVVGLWCTFQDKSYLYMVMEYVEGGDVGTLLKNISCLPVDLATMYFAETVLALEYIHSYGVIHRDLKPDNLLITSEGHIKLTDFGLSKIGLVNYTAHVIEDAWTRDRQFKDAEVYGTPDYIAPEVILGQAYGFAVDWWSMGVILYEMMIGTTPFWSTTVQELFEEITDENLVINWPDAEDDDIPPEGKDIVEQLLCHDPYSRLGSSTRGGVDVVKEHPFFDDLDWRNLLLRKSEFIPSLSGEDDTSYFDPRTDRYSHDFASDEEDGPGDEDLQEEFKNFGTTTPRFSHLLDQLSFEDISNPPTPSSGPQSIASKIILEPNHEKRDSGISGIEDPAVKILDDDGDDAVTVLRHDSAESVHTVEDKDEEATDDDNDDGVITHIDEVSEDESNLQPTPTGTITPHTPPTSSTMITPPRHESLSPFSASMGQKNVRVEGSSKLSVTTLSDLDIMVSPPTPGGIADTSSGSSILESLSPIGSPRSSMVSNPITIKRGSNGFGIIFKAVRVYLGESNDYRMHHIVESVDKKSPAWEAGIRKDQLITHINGVAIIGLQHVQVISLMVDKKNTVITISTIPLEQTSIQKDKKKRSPSLGHRIGKMLRHRSSSGRLKSKKQSFFKRLSRNKSGRGLDSPGHSSSGTPSPKHPSSPHRSDSFKQRLAKVMGGGTSRRSRHTPMSPLARSTSPVGLGHNPPSSCSPPGSMSNVSNSTPPNSPTNPNNRRPERHSMFVDSQLLVHQKSFSGDKKSSPHTSPLLTRAMSPSGRNKPKRSITLPREGGREVKHHKKTSKSKSVHLSTPERTEEADEGLTNF from the exons ATGTCGTCAAGACCTAGAGTACCTAAGCTGCGTATACCAGGGCAAAGATCTTCACTGTCTGACTACGAG tCTGACAATGATGAACTGAACAAGACTCTTCCTCACAACTTCAAGTTTGGTCAGCACCTaacagccccgcccactaTGCAGTCCTCATCCCTCCGCTCCTCCCCCATACGCTCCATGGCTAGTTCCTCACGAAGTCCCCGGACCACCTCCATACAGAGGAGGCAACCAGTGGCAGCCAACTCACGTCCTAGCCCCTCCCGTTTCAAGAATAAGGAGCGATGTCATCATCTCAACAAGTCTGATCCAGCCATCGCTAGAAac tgTCTCCTGAGCCCAGAGGACAGCTTTGAGGAGGACTACACGTACCAACATGACAGCCTGGCGAGGAGAGAGGGGCTGAAGCTGCCGGCACGAGCTCAATCCCTCAACTATCCCAAGTCCCCCCAGTCTCCGAGGATCGCCTCCCCCTCTCCAGGGGAATTCCCCAGCA TAGCCAGTCCCAGGAATTGGCATCCTATCAATCCAAACTTCATGAGATTTGCAGATGGGCGAAG ATCGGACATGGGCGAGCGTGGCAGGAGGTGGTCTGTCGTTTCTGTGGCTTCATCCGGTTACAAGACGGAAGCCACTGACTCTCCAATCTCCCTCTCC TCCTACCCCTCACATGAACAAATTCATCAG ctaccgaccacacccacaatgGACGATTTCAACATATTTGTGCGTCACTTTCGCTCAGACTCTGACGGCAGTGTTGTCATCACAGACGATAACGGTCAACCCATCGATATCATACGCCCACGTCCCAGGGCACGAAGTCTCAG TCCAGAGAGGTCACCTCGGGAGATATTGTTGGACCTGGACGCCACTCACAATATATTCAAGGACAAGTTCCCTCGGGCCAAGGAGGAGATGGAAGAGAAgctacag GACTTCCTGACCAAATACTCTGAGTCTAAATATGAACTTGCTGACTCCACCCTCAACTTTGGACGTCACAAGATTCTCGAATGTGCTCGTGAGATATGTGAGAAGTCACGTGACGGAATCATCACCAAAGACTCCATTATTCAGATGTCCGATGATCTCCAGCTAGTGCTCAGAGAT gtcaaGGATCGCACTGGCAATCGTCCTGAGTGTCTGGAACATTTGGTCAGAAAACTACTCATAATCGTGGGAAGAATTGCACGACTACTTGAGATTATGCAGTTTGACCCTGAGGATTTCAGTAGTACGATAGCGGACAGCAGTTTGGACAAGCCCACGAGGCTCATGTTCATGAGCTCCTCCCACATGCCCTACATCCTCAACCGCCTCTCCACATCCCTCACCAGTCAGGAAGAGGGAGACACTGAAG atGGTGAGGGTGGCCAGATGCGAGGGAAGAGAACAACGTCGGTGGACTGGAAACCTGCTGAACCAGCTAAACAACATTCAAGGGACGACTTCAACGTTATCAAGCCCATCAGTAACGGGGCATACGG tgcTGTGTATCTGGTGAGACACAGGGAGACTGGAACACGGTTTGCCATGAAGAAGGTTAGCAAACACCGCACAGCCATGAAGAAACAAGTCCAGCAAGTCTTCTATGAGAGAGACATACTCAGCTTTGCAGAGAACCCCTTCGTAGTGGGGCTCTGGTGCACCTTCCAAGATAAG AGCTACCTGTAcatggtgatggaatatgtgGAGGGTGGGGACGTCGGCACTCTACTCAAGAATATCAGCTGCCTTCCCGTTGACTTGGCAACCATGTATTTTGCTGAGACGGTACTGGCACTTGAGTACATACATAGCTATGGTGTCATACACAGGGACCTCAAGCCAGACAA tcttcTGATCACCTCTGAAGGCCATATAAAATTAACGGATTTTGGACTCTCAAAAATTGGCCTTGTCAACT ACACGGCTCATGTGATTGAGGATGCCTGGACACGAGACCGTCAGTTTAAAGATGCAGAAGTGTACGGCACACCTGACTATATAGCCCCTGAGGTGATCCTGGGCCAGGCCTATGGGTTTGCTGTGGACTGGTGGTCAATGGGGGTCATTCTGTACGAGATGATGATAGGAACCACACCATTCTGGAGCACCACTGTACAAGAGCTCTTTGAGGAGATCACTGACG agaaCCTGGTCATCAACTGGCCTGATGCAGAGGATGATGACATACCTCCTGAGGGCAAGGACATAGTAGAGCAGCTGCTCTGTCACGATCCCTACTCACGCCTGGGTTCATCCACTCGTGGAGGTGTGGATGTGGTCAAGGAACACCCTTTCTTTGATGACCTAGACTGGAGAAACCTTCTCCTACGCAAGTCAGAGTTTATCCCCAGTCTCTCTGGGGAAGACGACACTAGCTACTTCGATC cacgtACGGATCGCTACTCCCACGACTTTGCCAGTGATGAAGAGGATGGTCCGGGCGACGAAGACCTTCAAGAAGAGTTCAAAAACTTTGGCACCACGACACCACGGTTTTCTCACCTCTTGGACCAACTGAGCTTTGAAGATATCTCCAATCCGCCCACTCCTTCTAGTGGTCCTCAGAGCATTGCATCCAAGATCATATTGGAACCAAATCATGAGAAAAGAGATTCTGGGATATCTGGAATTGAAGATCCTGCAGTGAAGATATTGGACGATGATGGAGATGATGCAGTGACAGTGCTGCGTCATGATAGTGCAGAGAGTGTGCACACTGTGGAGGATAAGGACGAGGAGGCAACTgatgatgataatgatgatGGTGTTATCACACATATTGATGAG GTATCAGAAGATGAGTCAAACTTGCAGCCCACCCCCACTGGGACCatcactcctcacacaccccccacTTCCTCCACAATGATCACACCCCCACGTCACGAGAGCCTCTCCCCATTCTCAGCTAGTATGGGACAGAAGAATGTTCGTGTGGAGGGATCTAGCAAGTTGTCTGTGACCACCTTGTCAGACCTGGACATCATGGTCTCCCCTCCCACTCCAG gagggaTAGCGGACACGTCCTCAGGCAGTAGTATACTGGAGTCACTGAGCCCCATTGGCAGTCCTCGTAGCTCAATGGTGTCCAACCCCATCACTATCAAGAGAGGATCTAACGGGTTTGGTATCATCTTCAAGGCTGTGAGGGTCTACCTTGGAGAGTCCAATGATTACAGAATGCACCATATTGTcgag AGTGTTGATAAGAAATCTCCTGCTTGGGAGGCGGGCATACGAAAGGATCAGCTGATCACACACATCAACGGAGTGGCCATCATTGGACTACAACATGTACAAGTCATCTCGTTAATGGTGGACAAGAAGAACACAGTGATCACCATCAGTACCATCCCCCTTGAGCAGACAAGCATTCAGAAGGATAAGAAGAAACGCTCCCCTTCTCTTGGACATCGTATTGGGAAGATGCTGCGTCATCGCTCCAGTAGTGGACGCCTTAAGAGCAAGAAACAATCGTTCTTTAAAAGACTGAGTCGTAACaagagtgggcgtggcctggaCAGCCCCGGGCACTCTTCTAGTGGCACACCCTCCCCCAAACACCCGTCCTCTCCCCATCGCTCTGACTCATTCAAACAGAGACTAGCTAAAGTGATGGGTGGTGGTACTAGCAGGAGGAGTAGACACACGCCCATGTCTCCTCTAGCTAGGAGTACCTCCCCAGTGGGTCTAGGACACAACCCTCCGTCCAGTTGCTCCCCTCCTGGCTCTATGTCTAACGTCAGCAATTCCACACCTCCTAATTCACCGACCAATCCAAATAACCGACGCCCGGAGAGGCACAGTATGTTTGTTGATTCTCAGCTGTTAGTTCACCAGAAGAGCTTCAGTGGAGACAAGAAGAGCTCGCCACACACGTCCCCTCTACTCACTCGAGCCATGTCACCGTCAGGTCGGAACAAACCCAAGCGCTCCATCACACTTCCTCGTGAAGGTGGCAGAGAAGTCAAGCATCACAAGAAAACGTCAAAGTCTAAATCGGTTCATTTATCCACTCCTGAAAGAACTGAAGAAGCAGATGAAGGGTTGACTAACTTTTGA